From Phoenix dactylifera cultivar Barhee BC4 unplaced genomic scaffold, palm_55x_up_171113_PBpolish2nd_filt_p 001000F, whole genome shotgun sequence, a single genomic window includes:
- the LOC103706879 gene encoding disease resistance RPP8-like protein 3: MAESLVSNVISQLTNLLIEAAVSLGGVRRQIDWVKTQLQLLQGFLKDADSRRKRGDATMESWITQMRGVAYEMEDVIDTINYMGERRHQRRGCMGSISRYSHKPCELITLHKISTRIEQIKSKIQSISDSTVRYNLVNPGQSSAVDESWLSLRESSPRSDDDDTDVVGFENDKKELVSRLLDENEKARRVISIVGMGGLGKTTLARKVYNDPAIREHFDTFAWVSVSQSYRGIELVKDIMKKVMGIKQKIEYLQQQMGEEDVRQMLRDFLRDKKYLVVMDDVWRVDVWREMQRVFPDENKGSRILLTTRNIEVARDAEPWIPPHELHLLDDTESWKLFRRKALPPNQDVPTELEALAQKLAKKCGGLPLALVVLGGLLSRKDPSYDTWLKVAQSMNWVSTRDGKECHNILGLSYSDLPYPLKPCFLYIAAFPEDSIISVSTLVRFWVAEGFVLQEQRQTMEDTARDWLDELVQRCMIQVVERSMARGLVKNIRIHDLLRDFGLEDAKKDEFLQVCSSEDVGVSDRISSHRAAFYNRINDEAAVSSRHLRTLLGFSLNLTSGGRFLNGLNLVRVLDLEGTRDLKVLPEQIGRMIHLRYLGLGRTGLKRLPSSIRYLLNLQTLDVRHTRIYWLPKSFWKIRTLRHVYINTYMFLSAPMSGDRKNLQTLEIEEFEFHMEDMDIVRLLGIRFIKKWATTPEFTREAIDKACDTMFAESLGKALEKMDSLVSFTLSLPGRIIPGDVLFAQAPKLHQVRSLTLHGRLLLKQQQQLLNSSQLPQNLTKLKLSYSLLEQDPMPALEKLPNLRFLQLLLRACIGKSMLCSTGGFPRLRYLILFNLQNLEEWRVGAGAMPNLTHLTINWCSKLKMLPEGLPQVTTLRELKLIQMPREFNDRVRNEVRHIPSIIFQDEIDQR; this comes from the coding sequence ATGGCTGAGTCTCTGGTTTCCAATGTCATCTCTCAGCTTACCAACCTTCTCATAGAAGCAGCTGTTTCCTTGGGTGGTGTGCGTAGACAGATCGATTGGGTGAAAACACAGCTCCAGCTATTGCAAGGTTTCCTCAAAGATGCAGATTccagaaggaagagaggagatGCAACAATGGAGAGCTGGATTACGCAGATGAGAGGTGTAGCATATGAAATGGAAGACGTTATAGACACCATCAATTACATGGGCGAGAGGCGACACCAAAGGAGAGGCTGCATGGGCTCCATTTCAAGGTACTCTCACAAACCTTGTGAATTGATCACCCTCCACAAAATTAGTACCAGAATTGAGCAGATAAAGAGCAAGATCCAGAGTATTTCCGATAGCACAGTAAGGTATAACCTTGTCAATCCAGGTCAAAGTAGTGCAGTGGATGAAAGTTGGCTGTCACTCAGAGAATCCTCTCCTcgctctgatgatgatgacacTGATGTTGTAGGCTTCGAGAATGATAAGAAAGAATTAGTGAGTCGATTGCTTGATGAGAATGAGAAAGCACGACGTGTAATTTCTATAGTGGGTATGGGTGGGCTAGGCAAGACTACCCTGGCAAGAAAAGTGTATAATGACCCTGCAATTAGAGAACATTTCGATACCTTTGCTTGGGTTTCAGTTTCTCAGAGCTACCGAGGTATCGAGCTAGTGAAGGACATCATGAAAAAAGTAATGGGAATCAAACAGAAGATAGAATACTTACAGCAGCAGATGGGTGAAGAAGACGTGAGACAGATGCTCCGTGATTTCCTAAGAGACAAAAAGTATTTGGTCGTGATGGATGATGTATGGAGAGTTGATGTTTGGAGAGAAATGCAGCGAGTCTTTCCTGATGAGAACAAAGGCAGCAGAATACTGCTTACTACACGTAACATTGAGGTCGCAAGAGATGCCGAGCCATGGATTCCTCCACATGAACTGCACCTTTTAGACGACACGGAGAGCTGGAAACTCTTTCGTAGGAAGGCATTGCCACCAAATCAAGATGTCCCAACTGAGTTGGAGGCATTGGCCCAGAAGCTTGCAAAGAAGTGTGGTGGACTTCCTCTTGCACTGGTGGTGTTAGGGGGCCTTCTGTCAAGGAAAGATCCTAGCTACGATACGTGGTTGAAAGTAGCTCAGAGCATGAACTGGGTATCTACTAGAGATGGGAAGGAATGCCACAATATATTGGGTTTAAGCTACAGTGACTTGCCATATCCGTTAAAACCATGTTTTCTATACATTGCTGCGTTTCCAGAGGACTCCATTATCTCTGTTTCCACATTAGTTAGGTTTTGGGTCGCCGAAGGTTTCGTACTGCAAGAGCAGCGACAGACAATGGAAGACACGGCAAGGGATTGGTTGGATGAGTTGGTGCAGAGGTGCATGATCCAGGTTGTCGAGAGAAGCATGGCTCGTGGGCTGGTTAAGAACATACGCATCCATGATCTGTTACGCGACTTTGGCCTTGAAGACGCCAAAAAGGATGAATTTCTTCAAGTTTGCAGTAGTGAGGACGTGGGAGTATCTGATCGTATATCAAGTCATCGTGCAGCTTTCTACAATCGTATAAATGACGAGGCTGCTGTTTCCTCACGGCATCTCCGCACTTTGCTGGGTTTCAGTTTAAATTTGACTAGTGGGGGAAGATTTTTGAATGGCTTAAACTTGGTAAGGGTGCTGGATCTGGAGGGCACAAGAGATTTGAAGGTGTTACCAGAACAGATCGGCAGGATGATACATCTACGATACCTGGGATTGGGAAGGACTGGTTTGAAGAGGCTGCCATCTTCCATCCGATATCTCCTGAATCTACAGACTCTGGATGTGAGGCATACACGCATTTATTGGCTTCCGAAATCATTTTGGAAAATCCGGACACTTAGGCacgtatatattaatacatatatgtTTCTAAGCGCACCGATGAGTGGTGATCGCAAGAACTTGCAGACTCTGGAAATTGAGGAGTTTGAGTTTCATATGGAAGATATGGATATTGTCCGTTTACTGGGCAtaagattcataaaaaaatGGGCTACTACACCAGAATTCACCAGGGAGGCGATTGATAAAGCATGTGACACAATGTTTGCAGAATCACTTGGAAAAGCACTCGAGAAAATGGACAGCCTCGTCTCCTTCACTCTGAGTTTGCCCGGACGTATAATCCCTGGGGACGTCCTTTTCGCTCAGGCACCAAAATTGCACCAGGTCCGTTCATTGACACTGCATGGACGATTGTTACTCAAACAACAGCAGCAGCTCCTAAACAGCAGTCAACTCCCACAAAACCTCACCAAGCTCAAATTATCTTATTCTCTTTTGGAGCAAGACCCAATGCCGGCACTAGAGAAGCTGCCAAATCTAAGGTTTCTCCAACTGTTATTACGTGCATGCATAGGGAAGAGCATGTTGTGTTCTACTGGTGGCTTTCCTCGGCTGCGATACTTGATATTATTTAATCTCCAAAATTTAGAGGAATGGAGAGTTGGGGCTGGGGCGATGCCCAACCTTACCCACTTAACTATCAATTGGTGCTCGAAATTGAAGATGCTTCCCGAGGGATTGCCGCAGGTGACCACACTTCGAGAACTGAAGCTGATTCAAATGCCTCGTGAGTTCAATGACAGGGTCAGAAATGAGGTTCGGCACATCCCCTCCATTATTTTTCAAGATGAGATTGATCAGAGATAA